The Geobacter metallireducens GS-15 region TGGCCGAACTTCGAAGGCATGACCGGCTGGCCGAGGAACGGCACAACAACCTGTCCGCCGTGGGTATGACCCGACAATACAAGATCGATCCGTTCGCGCAAAAGAAAAATTTCATCATTGATGTCGGGATTGTGACTGAGGAGGATCTTGATTCCGTCCGTATCCACGCCCTTGCAGGCTGCCGCGAGCGAGCAGCTCGGCTCCCAGTAGTCGTCAACACCGAGCAGGTGCAACGAACCTCTCCCCCTACGGATTTCGACGCTGCTGTTTCTGAGCCAGACCATTCCCATCTGCCGTGTGAACGCCTCGCAAATCGCCTTGACCGACTCCGGCCCACTCCAGAAATCGTGATTCCCCAGAACGCCATAGATTCCCAGAGGCGCCTTCAGGCCTGAAAGGGCATCGATGCACTTCGACAAGTACTCTTTCTTAAACTGTCCGACGCTCCCTGACAAAAACCTGGTGGATCCTGAGATATAGTCCCCGGTCATGACGATCAGATCCGGCTTCTCCGCCATGAGCAGCCGGCCGGCGGAACGGATTGTCTCGCTGGAGACAACGAAGGAAGCGTGGAGATCCGTCAGCAGGCCGATCTTGAGCCCTTGCAGCGCAGCCGGCAGGTTCCTGATCTTCACCGATGTCCGAACGATCTCCACCTGTTCACTTGTCGTGTTGTAGAAACCCTTGCCAAGACCGGCGACAACGATGCCCCTAAGGCCGAATTGTAAAAAGTCTCGTCTGTTCACATCAGGTTTCCTACGAAAAAACCCTGCTAACCGCAGACGACCGTAATGATAACCTTCGCGGCAGTGTAAAGCAAAATGCCCGCCACGATGATGCCAGTAAGGACGTAGATATAATGGGGAACAAAGGCCGGCTTCCCACTGGCAGTGGACTTCCCCTTCCCCAGCATCCCGAATATTTTTGGCATCAGGAAAACCAGCAGGGCGACCAGCAGATACGGCACCAGCCATTCGGGGTTCATCGCTTCTCTTTCTCTCTCAACTACCTGCCGGCAGCGTCCTGCAGCATCTCAGCAACCTTCTCCCTTGGAAGCTTGCCGGTCGCGGTCGCTACAGCACTCCCCCCCTTGTACACCATCAGGGCCGGGACTTCCTTGACCGCCAGTTGGTCAGCCAGCTTCCTGTTCCCGTCCACGTTGATGTTCACGAATTTCACCTTGCCGGCGTACTTGGCGCTTTCCGCCTCCAGAACGGGGACG contains the following coding sequences:
- a CDS encoding metallophosphoesterase; translated protein: MNRRDFLQFGLRGIVVAGLGKGFYNTTSEQVEIVRTSVKIRNLPAALQGLKIGLLTDLHASFVVSSETIRSAGRLLMAEKPDLIVMTGDYISGSTRFLSGSVGQFKKEYLSKCIDALSGLKAPLGIYGVLGNHDFWSGPESVKAICEAFTRQMGMVWLRNSSVEIRRGRGSLHLLGVDDYWEPSCSLAAACKGVDTDGIKILLSHNPDINDEIFLLRERIDLVLSGHTHGGQVVVPFLGQPVMPSKFGQKYRAGLVRDGDRQTYISRGVGCLLAPIRLNCPPEATVLTLT